Proteins encoded together in one Catalinimonas alkaloidigena window:
- a CDS encoding outer membrane beta-barrel protein produces MKRYIIFALLALVSLSAPARAFSEPYTDTVIVKFGDNSKMVIYVESREDLEQLRQYDMDELVERFDSLLYADNNDTEVIYDEDSTSMRRRTVIKTFGNGSVRIEYDVVLSDDDDDDDTYQESHHAHRSDNDDDDDDDHDHDRHAKRRNHRVDSDFILDLGLNNYLENGQTPDATGQPYGLRPLGSRYVALGYSWRVRMGGPKSPLYFEPGLSVSWYNFMFQDNVQIIKDPAARMVTFPVDTVRNLQKSKLTASYLNVPASVGLKFGRGFRIAAGGYIGYRLGSHSKIKYDRDNGRSEKDKEHTNFYLNSWRYGVAGEIGFRDLTLFANYDLNPLFNEGFGPDLQAISGGIRLSF; encoded by the coding sequence ATGAAACGCTATATAATTTTCGCACTTCTGGCCCTGGTGAGCCTCTCGGCCCCCGCGCGGGCGTTCTCTGAGCCCTACACCGACACCGTCATCGTAAAGTTCGGCGACAACAGCAAAATGGTCATCTACGTCGAAAGCCGCGAAGACCTCGAGCAACTGCGGCAATACGACATGGACGAACTGGTCGAACGTTTCGATTCGCTTCTCTACGCAGATAACAACGACACGGAAGTGATTTACGACGAAGACTCCACGTCCATGCGCCGCCGGACAGTCATCAAAACCTTTGGCAACGGCAGCGTCCGCATCGAGTACGACGTGGTTTTGAGCGATGATGACGACGATGACGATACGTACCAGGAATCTCATCACGCCCACCGCTCCGACAACGACGACGATGATGACGACGACCATGATCATGACCGCCACGCCAAACGGCGCAACCACCGGGTCGACTCAGATTTTATCCTGGACCTGGGCCTGAATAACTACCTGGAAAACGGCCAAACGCCCGACGCCACGGGGCAACCGTACGGCCTGCGGCCGCTGGGATCACGCTACGTGGCCCTGGGCTACTCCTGGCGCGTACGGATGGGAGGACCGAAAAGCCCGCTGTACTTCGAACCGGGCCTCTCCGTAAGCTGGTACAATTTTATGTTCCAGGACAACGTGCAGATCATCAAAGATCCGGCGGCCCGGATGGTGACTTTCCCGGTCGATACCGTACGCAACCTGCAGAAAAGTAAGCTGACGGCCTCGTACCTGAACGTACCGGCCAGCGTCGGTCTGAAATTCGGCCGCGGATTCCGCATCGCCGCCGGAGGCTACATCGGCTACCGGCTGGGCAGCCACTCCAAAATCAAATACGACCGCGACAACGGCAGAAGCGAAAAAGATAAGGAACATACCAACTTCTACCTGAACAGCTGGCGCTACGGCGTGGCCGGCGAAATCGGGTTCCGCGACCTGACGTTGTTTGCCAACTACGACCTCAACCCGCTTTTCAACGAAGGGTTTGGTCCTGACCTCCAGGCAATCAGCGGTGGCATCCGCCTGAGCTTTTAA